ttccctgctgcaacacacctgactcagaaaGGGTCactaagaggcttgtgcagaacttaagtTGTTGGAAATCCATTTCAATTAAATttggtgtgttgcagcagggaaacatctaaaacctgtaagCCCAAGAGATCCGGAGTTGGCCATCCTTGATCTATGTGCTACCGCACTTTCGAACTCCACTTTTCTTTCCCCCACTAGGTTCTTCCACTACTTCTGACTGTTTAGTAAACAGGTAGCAACTGTTATATTCTTTTGCATCACCTCTATTGCGCAGTTATCATTGGGGTCATCAATATCACATCTATTCCTCTGAATTTGAGGACATAAAGTCATGATAAATCAAGAACATTGAACCTCTACTATCGTACGTCACCGGACTCTCTCCCTCAGGTTCTtccctttcttttaaaaacattcacagTCATTACAAAAAACTACCTGAcatagttctgtttttttttttttgttttttttttttttttttaagtaactaTAACATCACCTGAACCAACAAGTGAATGTCGCTAACATTGCATTAACACTGACGTCAACATTAGGGTAATTTTCACAGGCTTGAGCAAAATATTCGTTAAATGTATCCTTGTGTAGGTATCGTTCTCTCGGCAAGCTCATAACATTAATCACCAGAAAAGAATTAGATGAGGGGCTTTGTTAGTTGTACCACAATACTGACTCGCAAGTTGGAAAGTTTTGGATATAGTACAGATGTATTTAAATTACAATCCTCTGAAACCCCTTGATTACATGTAGGTGATCTTCCTTTACCCAATGACATGACTTCTAAAAGCAGTCGGCTGGATGACATGAAGTGAGTATTAAAATGGGCTGAAAACATGTTACACGTGTATTTTACACCTTATACTAGTATTTTAGGTAACTTTTTATGGATGTTTATTCCCTTTTGGTTATGTAAAAGACAAGGGAAGCATACCCCCGTCTTTTTTTCAATTACGTAAACACTTAAGCTAACATACACTGCAATTAATCATGTAAACAGGCATATGCTATTTCTATCACCCACATTATGAAGAATCAACAAAGGAACAATTATGTCGCTTTAATTTGTAATAGCGTCAGTCAAGTTTGTAGACAGCAGATGCTAACTTAGAttattaaaagaagaagaagaagttgtgTGACGAGTGTTGGAAGCTGATTTGAGCAAAAAATaatgtatgaaaataaaataaagcatacAAACTCTGCTCATTTTCAAAAGCATTGCTTTCGTCGATGTGTTGCCCCCTCAGTTGTAAATATTAGTGTTAACTTGTTCTCCTTGACCCACAGGTTTGCCGATTTCATTGAAGGGTCCCCTCACCTGATGTCAAACGAGGTGTCTGTTCATGCGCAGGAATACGGCTTTGGAGGATCTTTTTTTGAGGATGAGTTTTTTGACACTGATGACGAAGAGGAGGAAAATAAGCCAGAGTTTTAAGGCACAAAGTCGatgtgtaaaaacagaaacaattatTGCCTTTCAGAAAGGCGGGGGGGGCTGTCCAGAATGATTTTGTTAACGTTGTGGAGGCTAGGctagattaaaagaaagaagaaaaaaaaccaaacactggACTGGATTCCAGGTTTACATGAACTATTTTGTATCCCCATGACAACAAAGAGTTCAAATATCTATGAGGTCAGATTCATTAGTAGCATTACAAGATAATAACAACTCTACTTTCAATGTGCACTGAAACCAAATCCATTCTTATGGGAAGATGGGTTCATGTACTATAAGTGTATAAATACGTTGAATTTCAGTGATTGAAAGCTGTTGTTTGCTTTCTGTTGTCCTTAGTAACATAAAAAGGTTTTAGTTCTCTAAATATACAGTTTACAGCCTCATTTTGATGATGTTCACTTTAATAATTAGATTTACATCATGTTTCTACTTCTGACCTTCGAACATCAGCTAAAACAGCTCTTATTCCAGATTTCTGTTAGAGAaagaaaagtgtttgttttccactcattttatttactttattggaCACATCAGTGAAAGTGTCCCCACGTGTtttgaataaaatatatatatttgtgctCTGTGTTTATTAATATCCTATAATAAGTTTTTTTAAGTCCATattattttggttaaaaaaatgtgaaacctgaaatgttttacatgaattatatatttttattgagcACCAGTGGAACAGGGCAATACaaatgcaaaggaaaaaggATTTCTGGAATACTGCTAATATCTGTATTTTCTAATAACACCTCCATCCCCTCTCCAGGAACATATGTGGCATCCATCCAGgacagaataaagaaaataattaaatccaAAAAATTAGGAAAACATAAGAAAGTATATGCAGGCTCACCATTGCTAAAACTGCACTACATAGGACACGGTTCACAGGGATAAATATCACAAGTACAAATGCAGGAGCTTCTAATTGGTACTGAGTGGTTCCCAGATGGAAAAAATAGTCCCTGGACCTCCTGAGTGTATCTTGTCTTCTATAGCTGCATGTGTTGCATTAAGTCACTGAACCACAGAGACGATTTAAGTGGATTTTTGTGACTTCCAGTGTAATATATTCTACATACAATCAATGTTGTGAAAGCAATTATGTTTTATAACTTTTCCTTAttgtagtgtttttatttgtagtaCCAAATATGGCCATTGCAGTGTTGGGTTGGAGATCAGTATTAAGAGCTTCTGACAATGTTTTAAACAGTTCAAGTTTTAACCCAATAAAACCCCCTAAAATATTTGAACAATCAATCAAAAGATTGAATAATTTGATACCGGCATTTTGGAAGATGaaacaagtttaattttttttgtattcagaTTTACCATTTAATCAGTTATCAGCATGGTTTTCACTTTATGAACCAGCTTCTTTACTGGTCAGTCTTAGTACTTGGCACGCTCATGAATTTAGGCTTTTCCACTTCACACACATCAAGAGAATTGAGTTAAATCAAACAGTCCACTTACACAGGCTACGTTTGATTGtaaactttaaacaactttctgattaatttaaataaactttagtttttccttttatctacAATCCCAtccaaatgagaacattttttttttttttttttgagatttCTGACCTTTCTCTTATCGGTGCATTGCCTCCCACATATTTTTTCTGAATCTTTGCTTCAAAAGTTACAAGGGTGACTGGAACAGACTTGAGCTGCACATTTTACGCCACACTTggtagatatttttttttctttaaatttaaagtatAAACGgaactgattaaaaatgtttaaaaaactgaCCTAATTTCAGTTTTAACCCAGATGTTATCTTTATTTGAAACCAGTTGCTCATGGTACAGTCATTCTTTCTCCCACTCTAGTTTCAGTGGGCCCATTTCTGAGATGTTGTGGGCATGTTGACATTTAACCCAGCTGTTGTGTTCATTCCAACTAAAAGGCTTCCCTAGGTTGTCAGTGCAGGAAGCATTGGAAGGCAGGAAATGTAATAAACACCACTGCAAATGATTAGTTACAATTACTCAGCCTGTGTAGAACAGCTGATGCAGCTAGCTTGATTTGCATGTGTTTCCCAGGCTGTGTTTGACATAATCAACAGTGTAATCACATTCACATCATGCCACATTTCCTTTGAACTACTTCCCCAAAAACATGCATTCTGGACAGGAAAACCTCACTCCAAAGCAAATATGACTGTAAGATGTGGAGGGGGGGGGAAACCCTTGGATATGTGATTATATAGCAAACACTGTGACAACCCCCTCATGGTGGCTTCATGTAAAGTGTCTGGATTTCCCCACAAGTTGAAAACTGGTCTGTGTTTGATCAGTTGATTGCTACACACATCAATACAAAGCATTACAAAAGAGTTTTTCTACTGAACTATGTGGCTTCAACAGCCTAATTTGCAGAACTAGATTCAATAAGCACATCACAGGATTTATAACATggcaatatttttattgtggttgtATAAGTGCacgttttaaataaaaaaaaaagaaaaaaaagaactgccccagtaaatgaaaacattcagtCATGATCCACTCAGCtttacagacaagaaaaaaaaacacatctgaaagCTGTGCAGTTCAAATTTTGCTCTCTTAAAAACAAGAGACAACTCTCATTTTAATATCAGGAATTTCAGTGAAGAgcacatttacttttttctctaCGTTGCACAGTTAAGACAATTCACTAACTTGCTTCTCCTCAAAACAGAACAAGGTTCAGAAGGAACAGCAACATATTGGTCCAGTGTTGGTGGTTACAGTCCAGTTCTGAGTTCTGTCAGTACTTGTTGATGCCAAATATCCGTACTCCGTGAAACTGAGGCAACTTTGGGAGGAGAACGCTGAGCAAGGAGCAGGTGTTGATGAAAAAATGAGTAGGATCGTATTTTGTGTAGAAACTGGCCAGGATGTACCTGCAAAGAGAGTTTATTTAAACACTTAAGAGATATCGGAAAGTAAAAATAATGGTATACATTAAATTCCAGATATCACAGGCTGCTGTCAAGTTGCAAAGCTTCGTGCTAGGAGAAAGATTTTGGCATTTCCCCATCTTTTACCAGATATTTCATGTCTTTCCCAGGAAGTGccataatgtaaaaaaaaaaaaacaacaactataAAAGCACCTTGCATGTGTTAGAACTATGAAATCAAACAAAGTGGCCACGAGGCCTTCGATCAGAGGTATATAGTCGCTTATAGTGCACTGGAGTCctgaaatattttagaaatgtttaatGCAAAgccatgtaaaaacacaaatgtccaCAACATTCTTTCTGGACATTATCTGGGGCCGTCAAAGTGCCAGACAGTGTATGAACATGTCAACAAATATCCTGCAGCATTTGCTCACCAGAGCACACGCTTGTGCATGGTAttagttaataaaataaagaagtgCAAATATTCTTCCCAAACCAGTAAAAGTGGAAATTGGAAATcaaatatatatgtttatgagatctacaaatcattgcattctggttTTCTATGTGTTTTAtagtgtcccaactttttcaGAAATAGCATTACACAGGTTTAATCTCTTCTTGACAAGAAGAGATTATATGCATGATATATATGCATTGCACACACTAGGAAGCAccaatcctaacatgtagcatgcCAAAATCACAGGGAGAAACTCCCATTATGAGACTCCACTAAACACTAGCatcagttcaaaccccaagcaattatatgggaatgtgacaaaaacacaagaatagcACTGTCCACTTTGaagttttgttaattttttcatgtcaagcaaacaacacaaacaaggtgtcaaGAAACCAAAGACGGtagatttatggctctttgaagggagccggatcttgaggagccgttcctttcattcaaaagactggctcgttctcccaatatcttacaaaatttgacaatatataagaatgacaaacaattaaaatatgtacctgtataaaatctactatacaagattgaATAATCATaggaaaatatagataaaaaaggataaacctgagccgtcagtgcaaattctagtaaatgttttggatagaactcacagtatttgtttccaaacacgCTCTGCCCaaagatgcttcacatgaatggagtgtgctggacatcagacttctatgatgtcacatgttatttattttattttcattttactcaactgtactacttcttatttattcatttatttattcattcagtcatttttagctggaagggggaTGGGGGGTTGGGcttggcatgtgtgtgtatacatgtgtgcgtgtgactgtgtgaaagatttcattgagtgttttcattcttatgtttttaatcatgtaaagaactttgtgttgcctatggcatgaaaagcgctttataagtaaagtttgatttgatttgatttgatgaaggcagtgtcccatcgttcatttaaaagagtcattcaaaagaatcgattcgttcatgaatgTCACATCTCTAAAAGATGgatgattacaaagatgtcggTGTCATCACTGTGTGACAAAAGCTCTGTGATAGCAGCCAAAAAAGTGgtcaaaaaactaaaaaacctTAATCataaacatgtcttacctttgccattttgtggtcaaaagttttattctacctaaaaaaaaactctgctaatgtgttctcctatgactaatttgaaatgaatcatgaaggtcctgatAATTTACCCgcagatgaaggaggttttgtGGTGAAGTTTTCACTCTCGTGTTTCTAAGATAAATTTGGGGACTATACGCCGATTACCCTGACTCAGAGGATTGATAGAGGTCATCAAAATCAaacgatggcttcctgagatatttacctttATAAAATCATTATTAAGACATCTGCAAAACTGATCAGGTTTACTGTTTTACTTACTACTTTAACACAGTTCCTCATCTGATATTACTTAATAATTCCTAGATGAATTGGGCGGATATCCTCTGGTttccactgaaagtaatgtggttttcttttagaaggTGATAATGGTTTATGTTTTCTACTgcgttccaggtgaatttactctgacacagtaacagaTATGTTGAGTCTGACACTTATGTAGTAATTTCACGTCTCAGCTTCCATCAACAATCGGCCTGTCGTCACTGTTTTTATACTTTCATCTCATTTTCAGTTTAGCTATAAAGCAACAGTGTAATTCATTTTTCGGTCATCATTTGGctaagatgttaaaaaaaaaaaaataaaataaaataaaaacaaaagaaagttccagataataaaaaaatctaattctgAATGAAGGGCATTTGAACAGTGCTTTTATGTCGtattaaagatgtttattacctccgccaaggctaagttatggacggatttttattaaattgttaGGAAAACTCAGGAATAGAATAAGGAAGAGGTGGTTAAATTTTGGTGGTAATCCGGAACAcagcctggatccaggaattttttaaaggattcttcacTATAAGGAGATAAGGATAATTTTATCATTAaagcttttaactcaaaaacaATGCCCACAGTCATTGACAAAAAAATGGCTTGGCAGAGtgcttttaattaaacataagTACACCCACAAAAAGCAACTAATTCACacattacattaatatttttagttGATATAAGTTATGTTGTTATGCATGTTGTTCATTTGTTGGTACTGATAAAttgcttgtttattatttatctattctaATTTACTCCCACCTTTGCTTGAAGAGTCCCAACAGTCTGAACATAAAGTGAGTCAAAACCTCACACCTATTCCAGTAAAGTATTTACATAATGTATCTAACAAGATACGGATTTGGTTATAATGAAAGTGAAATTGAGTGCTGAGGTACATGACCTTTTCAAACTTAGACAACAAATGTACTTACAGAACAATTGGTGAGATGGTGAGGAATTTGCGTGAAGAAGTGAACTGGACACCATAGTCCATCTGTTCCCAGTGTGTGAGCAGACGAGCTTTTCCTTGGTCTGGTGTCTCGAAAGGGGTGCCCTTCACTGTGTGTAGAAACAGGTACATTACCTGCAGAGGAAAGAACACACACCAGGGATAAACAATGACTGTCACACACAAAGACCACAAAGACAGTAGGCTCCCCACCCGCTTATATAATTATGTTACAAATCCTTCACAGAAATTGAGTTAAACTGAATCATTGGAAGAATGTAATGTGTTCACTGACCAACGTCACTGtatgcagaaaaaagaaaatgtcagattTGAGCCTGAATCATATGCATTCAAAGGAACAGAGCAGGGACCAACCCTGGTCCTGGAGgcccactgccctgcaggttttagagcagggatcacaaacCCCAGATCTCTTGGGCCAGTATGCTGCAGGTGTtagaccagtgtttctcaatcctggcc
This region of Melanotaenia boesemani isolate fMelBoe1 chromosome 13, fMelBoe1.pri, whole genome shotgun sequence genomic DNA includes:
- the ormdl2 gene encoding ORM1-like protein 2, producing the protein MNVGVAHSEVNPNTRVMNSRGIWLTYLLLTVVLHITLLSIPFFTVPLVWTLTNVIHNMVMYLFLHTVKGTPFETPDQGKARLLTHWEQMDYGVQFTSSRKFLTISPIVLYILASFYTKYDPTHFFINTCSLLSVLLPKLPQFHGVRIFGINKY